A section of the Bacillus sp. HSf4 genome encodes:
- the flgB gene encoding flagellar basal body rod protein FlgB, protein MDLFSGTIHRLEGALERANVKQKVITNNLANVDTPNYKAKKVSFKNVLNEESSRLDSIKTDYRHIDFKGNESNYSVVSSKQTSYQQNGNNVDIDQEMSEMAKNQIQYQAVVERISGKFNSLKTVITGGK, encoded by the coding sequence TTGGATTTATTTTCAGGAACAATACATAGACTAGAGGGAGCCTTGGAACGAGCGAACGTTAAGCAAAAAGTCATAACCAATAATCTCGCCAATGTAGATACACCGAACTACAAGGCGAAAAAAGTGTCATTTAAAAACGTGCTGAATGAAGAGTCTTCCCGTCTTGATTCCATAAAAACAGACTATAGGCACATTGACTTTAAAGGCAATGAGTCAAATTATTCAGTTGTGTCGAGCAAACAGACATCATATCAACAGAACGGAAACAACGTCGACATTGACCAGGAAATGAGTGAAATGGCGAAAAACCAGATTCAATACCAGGCAGTGGTTGAGCGGATAAGCGGAAAATTCAACTCGCTCAAAACCGTAATTACGGGGGGTAAATGA
- the sucD gene encoding succinate--CoA ligase subunit alpha: MSVFINKDTKVIVQGITGSTALFHTKQMLEYGTKIVGGVTPGKGGTEVEGVPVFNTVEDAVKATGANASVIYVPAAFAADAIMEATDAELDLVICITEHIPVLDMVKVKRYMEGKKTRLVGPNCPGVITPEECKIGIMPGYIHKKGHVGVVSRSGTLTYEAVHQLSEAGVGQSTAVGIGGDPVNGTNFIDVLKAFNEDPETHAVIMIGEIGGTAEEEAAEWIKANMTKPVVGFIGGKTAPPGKRMGHAGAIISGGKGTAEEKIKTMNACGIEVAETPSVMGETLIKVLKEKGLYEACKTH; encoded by the coding sequence ATGAGCGTATTTATTAATAAAGACACAAAAGTCATTGTTCAGGGGATAACAGGTTCAACAGCTTTGTTTCATACAAAGCAGATGCTTGAATACGGCACGAAAATCGTCGGCGGCGTGACACCTGGAAAAGGAGGAACAGAGGTTGAAGGTGTTCCTGTGTTCAATACGGTGGAAGACGCGGTGAAAGCGACGGGAGCGAATGCATCTGTTATTTATGTGCCGGCAGCTTTTGCGGCAGATGCGATCATGGAGGCGACAGATGCAGAGCTTGATCTCGTCATCTGCATTACCGAGCATATTCCGGTGCTTGACATGGTAAAAGTAAAAAGATATATGGAAGGCAAGAAAACGCGTCTTGTCGGTCCGAACTGTCCTGGGGTCATCACGCCTGAGGAATGCAAAATCGGCATCATGCCGGGCTACATCCATAAAAAAGGTCATGTCGGTGTTGTGTCGCGGTCAGGAACCCTTACATATGAAGCGGTTCATCAGCTTTCTGAGGCTGGAGTCGGGCAATCGACGGCAGTCGGCATCGGCGGAGACCCTGTGAACGGAACGAACTTCATCGATGTGTTAAAAGCGTTTAATGAAGATCCTGAGACGCATGCCGTCATCATGATCGGCGAAATCGGCGGAACGGCTGAAGAGGAAGCGGCGGAATGGATCAAAGCGAATATGACCAAGCCTGTCGTCGGCTTCATCGGCGGAAAAACGGCGCCTCCAGGGAAACGTATGGGCCACGCCGGCGCCATCATTTCCGGAGGAAAAGGCACGGCTGAGGAAAAAATTAAAACGATGAACGCCTGCGGAATCGAAGTCGCAGAAACACCTTCAGTGATGGGGGAAACCCTTATCAAAGTTTTAAAAGAAAAAGGTCTTTATGAAGCATGTAAAACACATTGA
- the hslU gene encoding HslU--HslV peptidase ATPase subunit, protein MRQMEKKPLTPRQIVERLDQYIIGQLDAKKAVAVALRNRYRRSLLDEKLREEIVPKNILMMGPTGVGKTEIARRIAKLVGAPFVKIEATKFTEVGYVGRDVESMVRDLVETSVRLVKEEKMNEVKTIAEENANKRLVRLLVPGRKKQSGAKNPFEMLFGGNQEQEHDAESQEESDIEHSRKRIAHQLALGELEDHYVTVEVEEQQPSMFDMLQGSGMEQMGMNMQDALSSLMPKKKKRRKLTVREARKVLTNEEAAKLIDMDEAAQEAVLRAEQSGIIFIDEIDKIAKKSGASSSADVSREGVQRDILPIVEGSTVMTKYGAVKTDHMLFIAAGAFHMAKPSDLIPELQGRFPIRVELKKLSIDDFVKILIEPDNALLKQYKALLQTEGISLEFSDDAIRKIAEVAYHVNQDTDNIGARRLHTILERLLEELSFEAPDVTMEKVVITPQYVEEKLGSIAKNKDLSQFIL, encoded by the coding sequence TTGAGGCAAATGGAAAAAAAGCCGCTGACTCCGAGGCAGATTGTCGAACGTCTTGACCAGTACATCATCGGCCAGCTCGATGCGAAAAAAGCGGTTGCCGTCGCTTTGCGAAACCGCTATAGAAGAAGTCTTCTTGATGAAAAGCTGCGCGAAGAAATCGTTCCGAAAAACATCCTGATGATGGGTCCGACAGGTGTGGGAAAAACCGAAATTGCCCGGCGGATCGCCAAACTCGTCGGCGCTCCGTTTGTGAAAATTGAAGCGACGAAGTTTACGGAAGTCGGCTATGTAGGAAGAGATGTTGAATCAATGGTCAGAGACCTTGTGGAAACATCTGTCCGCCTTGTCAAAGAAGAAAAAATGAACGAAGTGAAAACCATCGCTGAAGAAAACGCGAATAAACGGCTTGTGCGCCTGCTCGTCCCGGGAAGAAAAAAACAGTCCGGCGCGAAAAACCCGTTTGAAATGCTGTTCGGCGGAAATCAGGAGCAGGAGCATGACGCGGAAAGCCAGGAAGAATCCGATATTGAACACAGCAGAAAGCGGATCGCTCATCAGCTCGCCCTCGGCGAACTTGAGGACCACTACGTCACCGTCGAGGTTGAGGAACAGCAGCCGTCGATGTTTGATATGCTTCAAGGCTCGGGTATGGAACAGATGGGAATGAACATGCAGGATGCGCTCAGCAGCCTGATGCCGAAAAAGAAAAAGCGCCGCAAGCTCACGGTCAGGGAAGCGAGAAAAGTGCTGACAAATGAAGAAGCGGCAAAGCTTATCGACATGGATGAAGCGGCGCAGGAAGCTGTGTTAAGAGCTGAGCAATCAGGGATCATCTTCATCGATGAAATCGATAAAATCGCCAAAAAAAGCGGAGCATCTTCTTCAGCGGATGTCTCCAGGGAAGGTGTGCAGCGAGATATCCTGCCGATTGTCGAAGGCTCGACAGTCATGACCAAATACGGAGCGGTCAAAACAGACCACATGCTGTTCATTGCAGCAGGTGCATTCCATATGGCGAAGCCGTCAGATTTAATCCCTGAGCTCCAGGGCCGTTTCCCGATCAGGGTCGAATTGAAAAAGCTTAGCATCGATGATTTTGTCAAAATTTTAATTGAACCGGATAATGCCCTTTTGAAACAATACAAAGCTTTATTGCAGACGGAAGGTATATCTCTTGAATTTTCTGACGATGCTATTCGTAAGATTGCAGAAGTGGCATATCATGTCAATCAAGACACAGATAATATCGGGGCAAGAAGGCTCCATACCATTTTGGAACGCCTTTTGGAAGAACTGTCATTCGAGGCGCCGGATGTGACGATGGAAAAAGTCGTCATCACACCTCAGTATGTCGAAGAAAAGCTCGGTTCGATCGCCAAGAACAAGGATTTAAGCCAGTTTATTTTATAA
- the xerC gene encoding tyrosine recombinase XerC, with product MANVKNFLTLFIEYLQIEKNYSKYTIVGYISSIEEFERFLQAQGIKGFEDTTYTDVRIFLTEAHEKGLTRRTISKKISALRSFYKFLLREKLVKENPFQLVSLPKQDKRIPQFLYERELEELFGISDLSTPLGQRNQALLELLYATGMRVSELCSLKESEVDLFLDTVLVHGKGKKQRYVPFGSFARESLDLYFQNGRRILQSKAKEPVPFVFLNQRGGPLTPRGVRYILGELVKKTSGTLHIHPHMLRHTFATHLLNEGADLRSVQELLGHSNLSSTQVYTHVSKDMLRKTYMSHHPRAHKGK from the coding sequence ATGGCAAATGTTAAGAATTTTTTAACTTTATTCATTGAATATTTACAAATAGAAAAGAATTATTCAAAATATACAATTGTGGGTTACATTTCTTCTATTGAAGAGTTTGAGCGCTTTTTACAAGCTCAGGGAATAAAGGGCTTTGAGGACACGACTTATACCGACGTGAGGATTTTCTTGACGGAAGCCCATGAAAAGGGGCTCACTCGCAGAACGATCAGCAAAAAGATCTCGGCTCTGCGAAGCTTCTATAAATTTTTGTTAAGGGAAAAACTGGTAAAAGAAAACCCGTTTCAGCTTGTCAGTCTTCCGAAGCAGGATAAACGGATTCCGCAGTTTTTATATGAAAGAGAACTTGAAGAACTGTTCGGGATTTCTGATTTGAGCACTCCGCTGGGACAAAGAAATCAGGCGCTGCTGGAGCTTCTGTATGCGACAGGCATGCGGGTGAGCGAACTTTGCAGTCTGAAGGAATCCGAAGTCGATCTGTTTTTGGATACGGTGCTTGTTCACGGGAAGGGCAAAAAGCAGAGGTATGTTCCATTCGGGTCTTTTGCCCGGGAGTCTTTGGATCTGTATTTTCAAAATGGAAGACGAATCCTTCAATCAAAAGCAAAAGAGCCCGTTCCTTTTGTCTTTTTGAATCAAAGGGGCGGGCCTTTAACCCCGAGGGGGGTCCGTTATATTTTGGGAGAGCTGGTCAAGAAGACATCGGGTACATTACATATTCATCCGCACATGCTCCGCCATACGTTTGCGACCCATTTATTAAATGAGGGGGCGGATCTCAGAAGCGTACAGGAACTGCTCGGACATTCGAATCTTTCTTCAACCCAGGTGTATACGCATGTATCTAAAGATATGCTCAGAAAGACGTATATGTCCCATCACCCTCGGGCACATAAAGGGAAATAA
- the dprA gene encoding DNA-processing protein DprA: MTVSSELLILLRLRGALSPSLLSKWWRTDPSLSLSDKKNHPLTRLSGKALDLSPIRKLVEQELPNVKHLIKSYQAAGVDMLAISSPEYPPSLKTIHDPPPVLFLKGNQQLLRVHRRIGIVGTRRPTLYGKRAAIYYVKELSKKGWTIVSGLAKGIDGLSHHESIRSNGATIGVIAGGFSHIYPRENRFLADQMAADHLLVSEHPPETRPQKWHFPMRNRLISGLTEGVIIVQGKERSGSLITAYQALEEGREVFAVPGSIFDANSLGPARLIQEGAKLAFDIDDILSELPPSNVQ, translated from the coding sequence ATGACTGTCAGCAGCGAACTTTTGATTTTGCTCCGCCTGCGCGGCGCGCTCTCTCCTTCACTGCTTTCCAAATGGTGGAGAACAGACCCCTCTTTATCTCTTTCAGACAAAAAAAACCATCCTTTAACACGGCTTTCAGGAAAAGCATTAGATTTATCTCCGATTCGAAAGCTTGTTGAACAAGAACTCCCGAATGTCAAACACCTCATCAAGTCCTATCAAGCAGCAGGAGTGGATATGCTTGCCATATCATCCCCTGAGTATCCGCCTTCTCTAAAGACGATCCATGATCCGCCCCCCGTCCTTTTTCTGAAAGGAAATCAACAGCTTCTTCGTGTCCATCGGCGAATCGGCATTGTCGGAACCCGCAGACCAACTTTATATGGGAAAAGAGCCGCAATTTATTATGTGAAGGAACTAAGTAAAAAAGGCTGGACGATCGTCAGCGGGCTTGCAAAAGGAATTGACGGACTATCTCACCATGAGAGCATCCGTTCAAACGGGGCGACCATCGGCGTCATTGCAGGCGGATTCAGCCATATCTACCCCCGTGAAAACCGTTTTCTTGCCGACCAGATGGCGGCAGACCATCTCCTGGTGTCTGAGCACCCTCCCGAGACAAGACCCCAAAAATGGCACTTTCCGATGCGAAATCGGCTGATCAGCGGATTGACTGAAGGCGTTATCATCGTTCAAGGAAAGGAAAGAAGCGGCTCGCTCATCACCGCCTATCAAGCGCTTGAAGAAGGGCGGGAAGTGTTTGCAGTGCCCGGTTCCATCTTTGATGCGAATTCGCTCGGACCCGCAAGGCTGATCCAGGAAGGGGCAAAACTGGCATTCGATATCGACGATATTTTGAGCGAACTTCCGCCTTCCAATGTTCAATAA
- the sucC gene encoding ADP-forming succinate--CoA ligase subunit beta, producing the protein MNIHEYQGKEVLRKYGVAVPEGKVAFTADEAVKAAEALSSSVFVVKAQIHAGGRGKAGGVKIAKSKDEVKAYAEELLGKTLVTHQTGPEGREIKRLLIEEGCDIKKEYYVGLVLDRATSRIVLMASEEGGTEIEEVAAKTPEKIVKEVIDPAVGLQSYQARKIAFAINIPKELIGQAVKFMMGLYNAFVEKDCSIAEINPLVVTGDGKVMALDAKLNFDSNALYRQKDILEFRDLDEEDPKEIEASKYDLSYISLDGNIGCMVNGAGLAMSTMDIIKHYGGEPANFLDVGGGATAEKVTEAFKIILSDQNVKGIFVNIFGGIMKCDVIAEGVVEATKQVGLTLPLVVRLEGTNVDLGKKILDDSGLNITSAESMADGAQKIVSLVK; encoded by the coding sequence ATGAATATCCATGAGTACCAAGGGAAAGAGGTCCTCAGAAAGTACGGAGTGGCTGTTCCGGAAGGTAAAGTGGCTTTTACAGCAGATGAAGCGGTCAAGGCGGCGGAAGCGCTGTCAAGCTCGGTTTTTGTCGTGAAAGCTCAAATTCACGCGGGCGGCCGAGGCAAAGCAGGCGGGGTAAAAATTGCAAAATCAAAAGACGAAGTGAAAGCCTATGCGGAAGAACTGCTGGGGAAAACGCTCGTCACACATCAGACGGGTCCTGAAGGCCGAGAAATTAAACGCTTACTTATTGAAGAAGGCTGCGATATTAAAAAGGAATACTATGTCGGTCTTGTCCTCGACAGAGCGACTTCCCGGATCGTGCTGATGGCTTCTGAAGAAGGCGGAACAGAGATTGAAGAAGTCGCCGCCAAGACGCCGGAAAAAATCGTCAAAGAAGTAATCGACCCGGCTGTCGGGCTGCAAAGCTATCAAGCGAGAAAAATCGCTTTCGCCATCAATATTCCAAAAGAACTGATCGGCCAAGCCGTTAAATTTATGATGGGCTTATACAATGCCTTTGTTGAAAAAGACTGTTCCATTGCTGAAATCAACCCGCTCGTCGTCACAGGGGACGGGAAAGTGATGGCGCTCGACGCCAAGCTGAACTTTGACAGCAATGCGTTATACAGACAGAAAGACATCCTGGAATTCAGAGATCTTGATGAAGAAGATCCTAAGGAAATTGAAGCATCCAAGTATGATTTAAGCTATATTTCACTCGATGGAAACATCGGCTGCATGGTAAACGGAGCGGGACTTGCGATGTCGACCATGGACATTATTAAACATTACGGAGGGGAACCGGCCAACTTCCTTGACGTTGGAGGCGGCGCAACAGCTGAAAAGGTAACGGAAGCGTTCAAGATCATTTTATCCGATCAAAACGTCAAAGGGATCTTTGTCAATATTTTCGGAGGCATCATGAAGTGTGACGTCATTGCCGAAGGTGTTGTTGAAGCGACGAAACAAGTCGGTCTGACACTGCCGCTTGTCGTTCGTTTGGAAGGAACAAATGTCGATCTCGGCAAAAAGATCCTCGATGATTCAGGGCTCAATATTACGTCTGCGGAATCAATGGCTGACGGCGCGCAGAAAATCGTATCCTTAGTGAAGTAA
- the topA gene encoding type I DNA topoisomerase: protein MSEYLVIVESPAKAKTIERYLGKKYKVKASMGHVIDLPKSQMGVDIEQNFEPKYITIRGKGPILKELKTAAKKAKKVYLAADPDREGEAIAWHLAHSLDLDLNSDCRVVFNEITKDAIKDSFKHPRMINMDLVDAQQARRVLDRLVGYKISPILWKKVKKGLSAGRVQSVALRLIIDREKEINEFKPEEYWTIEGSFLKGKETFEAAFFGINGEKHPLKSEEDVKQILSQIKGNKFNVKKVTKKERKRNPALPFTTSTLQQEAARKLNFRAKKTMMIAQQLYEGIDLGKEGTVGLITYMRTDSTRISNTAQEEASSFIGEQYGKEFLGSKRKPAKKNENAQDAHEAIRPTSVMRRPADLKAVLGRDQLRLYKLIWERFVASQMAPATLDTMSVDLENNGLTFRANGSKVKFSGFMKVYVEGKDDQLEEKNKMLPDLQEGDTVLSKDIEPEQHFTQPPPRYTEARLVKTLEELGIGRPSTYAPTVDTIQKRGYVALDNKRFIPTELGEIVMKSMMEFFPEIINIEFTAKMEKELDDVEDGNVEWVQIIHSFYKDFEKRLKKAEAEMEKIEIEPEYAGVDCEECGHPMVYKMGRYGKFMACSNFPDCRNTKPIVKEIGVKCPSCKTGNIVERKSKKRRIFYGCDRYPECEFVSWDKPLERKCPKCEDMLVEKKLKKGVQVQCVGCDYKEEQQK from the coding sequence ATGTCCGAATACTTAGTCATCGTGGAATCGCCTGCCAAGGCGAAAACGATTGAGCGATACTTAGGAAAAAAGTATAAAGTCAAAGCATCGATGGGGCATGTCATAGACTTGCCGAAAAGCCAGATGGGCGTCGACATCGAGCAGAACTTTGAACCGAAATACATTACGATCCGCGGGAAAGGGCCGATATTGAAGGAATTAAAAACGGCCGCGAAAAAGGCGAAGAAAGTCTACCTTGCAGCCGACCCCGACAGGGAAGGAGAGGCGATTGCATGGCATTTGGCGCACAGCCTTGACCTGGACCTGAACTCGGACTGCCGCGTCGTGTTTAATGAAATCACAAAAGATGCAATCAAAGATTCATTTAAGCACCCGCGCATGATCAATATGGATCTGGTCGATGCCCAGCAGGCGAGAAGGGTGCTTGACCGTCTTGTCGGCTATAAAATCAGCCCGATTTTATGGAAGAAAGTCAAAAAAGGATTAAGCGCCGGCCGCGTACAATCTGTTGCGCTCCGTCTGATCATTGACCGCGAAAAAGAAATCAACGAATTCAAGCCGGAAGAATACTGGACGATTGAAGGCTCTTTCTTAAAGGGAAAAGAAACGTTTGAAGCCGCCTTTTTCGGTATAAATGGTGAAAAGCATCCGCTGAAAAGCGAAGAAGACGTCAAACAAATTCTTTCTCAGATCAAAGGCAATAAGTTCAACGTCAAAAAGGTTACGAAAAAAGAACGGAAACGGAACCCGGCTCTGCCGTTTACAACATCAACGCTTCAGCAGGAAGCGGCGCGAAAATTAAATTTCCGGGCAAAGAAAACGATGATGATCGCCCAGCAGCTCTATGAAGGGATCGATCTCGGAAAAGAAGGAACAGTCGGGTTAATCACCTATATGAGAACGGATTCAACGAGAATCTCAAACACGGCGCAAGAAGAAGCATCATCCTTTATCGGCGAACAGTACGGTAAAGAATTTTTAGGAAGCAAAAGAAAGCCTGCCAAAAAGAACGAAAACGCCCAGGATGCCCACGAAGCGATCAGACCGACATCTGTGATGAGAAGGCCCGCTGATCTGAAGGCTGTATTGGGAAGAGATCAGCTCCGCCTTTACAAGCTGATCTGGGAACGCTTTGTCGCGAGCCAAATGGCTCCGGCCACACTTGATACGATGAGCGTTGACCTCGAAAACAACGGGTTGACATTTCGCGCAAACGGAAGTAAAGTCAAGTTTTCAGGCTTTATGAAAGTTTATGTTGAAGGCAAAGACGACCAGCTGGAAGAGAAGAACAAAATGCTCCCTGATTTGCAGGAAGGAGATACTGTTCTTTCAAAGGATATTGAACCAGAGCAGCACTTCACACAGCCGCCTCCGCGGTATACGGAAGCAAGGCTTGTCAAAACGCTCGAAGAGCTGGGGATCGGGCGTCCGTCCACATATGCCCCGACGGTTGACACCATTCAAAAACGGGGATATGTCGCCCTTGACAACAAACGCTTTATCCCGACGGAACTCGGTGAAATCGTGATGAAATCAATGATGGAATTTTTCCCTGAAATCATTAACATCGAGTTTACGGCCAAAATGGAAAAAGAACTTGACGATGTCGAAGACGGGAACGTCGAATGGGTGCAAATTATTCATTCCTTTTACAAGGATTTTGAGAAACGGTTGAAAAAAGCGGAAGCCGAGATGGAGAAGATCGAAATCGAACCCGAATACGCCGGAGTCGATTGTGAAGAATGCGGCCATCCGATGGTGTATAAAATGGGCCGTTACGGAAAATTCATGGCTTGCTCCAATTTTCCGGACTGCAGAAACACTAAGCCGATCGTCAAAGAGATCGGTGTCAAATGTCCATCCTGCAAAACCGGCAACATTGTCGAACGCAAATCGAAAAAACGCCGCATTTTTTACGGATGTGATCGCTATCCTGAATGCGAATTCGTATCCTGGGATAAACCGCTGGAACGAAAATGTCCGAAGTGTGAGGACATGCTTGTTGAGAAAAAGCTGAAAAAAGGCGTTCAGGTGCAATGCGTGGGTTGCGATTATAAGGAAGAACAACAAAAGTAG
- the codY gene encoding GTP-sensing pleiotropic transcriptional regulator CodY: MALLQKTRKINAMLQNAAGKPVNFKEMAETLRDVIDSNIFVVSRRGKLLGFSINQQIENDRMKKMLEERQFPEDYTKSLFNIPETSSNLDINSEYTAFPVENRDLFQAGLTTIVPIIGGGERLGTLILSRLQEKFEDDDLILAEYGATVVGMEILREKAEEIEEEARSKAVVQMAISSLSYSELEAIEHIFEELDGNEGLLVASKIADRVGITRSVIVNALRKLESAGVIESRSLGMKGTYIKVLNNKFLMELEKLKSH, encoded by the coding sequence ATGGCTTTATTACAAAAAACGAGAAAGATTAATGCAATGCTGCAAAACGCGGCAGGGAAGCCGGTTAATTTCAAAGAAATGGCCGAAACGCTTCGCGATGTGATCGATTCAAACATTTTCGTTGTCAGCCGGAGAGGAAAACTGCTCGGCTTCTCCATTAATCAGCAAATTGAAAACGACCGAATGAAAAAAATGCTTGAGGAGCGCCAATTTCCTGAAGATTATACGAAAAGCCTATTCAACATTCCGGAAACATCATCCAACCTGGACATCAACAGTGAATACACGGCATTCCCTGTAGAAAACCGCGACCTTTTCCAAGCGGGTCTGACGACCATCGTTCCGATTATCGGCGGAGGCGAGAGATTGGGAACCTTAATTCTTTCCCGTCTTCAGGAAAAGTTTGAAGATGACGATCTCATTCTTGCCGAATACGGGGCAACGGTTGTCGGAATGGAGATTCTGAGAGAGAAAGCCGAAGAAATCGAAGAGGAAGCCCGCAGCAAGGCAGTCGTACAAATGGCCATCAGCTCATTATCATACAGTGAGCTTGAAGCGATCGAACATATTTTTGAAGAACTTGACGGCAACGAAGGCCTTCTTGTTGCAAGCAAAATTGCCGACCGCGTCGGCATCACGCGCTCGGTTATCGTAAACGCACTCCGCAAGCTGGAAAGCGCGGGTGTCATCGAGTCGAGGTCACTGGGGATGAAGGGCACATATATAAAAGTCCTAAACAACAAATTCCTGATGGAATTAGAAAAATTAAAATCGCATTAA
- the trmFO gene encoding FADH(2)-oxidizing methylenetetrahydrofolate--tRNA-(uracil(54)-C(5))-methyltransferase TrmFO: MNQTVNVIGAGLAGSEAAWQLAKRGINVRLYEMRPVKQTPAHHTDKFAELVCSNSLRANSLTNAVGVLKEEMRILDSAIIAAADECSVPAGGALAVDRHEFAANVTEKVKNHPNVTVVNEEVKEIPEGPTIIATGPLTSESLSEQLRELTGEDYLYFYDAAAPIVEKDSLDMDKVYLKSRYDKGEAAYLNCPMTEEEFDRFYDALVSAETVPLKEFEKEIFFEGCMPIEVMAKRGKKTMLFGPMKPVGLEDPKTGKRPYAVVQLRQDDAAGTLYNIVGFQTHLKWGDQKEVLRLIPGLEQAEIVRYGVMHRNTFINSPSLLHATYQFKKRNDLFFAGQMTGVEGYVESAASGLAAGINAARLVLGKEPVTFPNETAIGSMAHYITETNKKNFQPMNANFGLFKELGVKIKNKQERNEQYASRALETIRNIAKTI; the protein is encoded by the coding sequence ATGAACCAAACAGTGAATGTCATCGGTGCAGGACTTGCCGGAAGCGAAGCGGCATGGCAGCTTGCCAAACGCGGAATCAATGTCCGATTATACGAAATGAGGCCTGTTAAACAAACGCCGGCACACCACACGGATAAATTCGCAGAGCTTGTCTGCAGCAACTCGCTTCGCGCCAATTCTTTAACGAATGCTGTAGGTGTATTAAAGGAAGAAATGCGGATTCTTGATTCTGCGATTATCGCAGCCGCGGATGAATGCTCAGTACCGGCCGGCGGAGCGCTTGCTGTTGACAGGCATGAATTTGCCGCAAATGTAACCGAAAAAGTAAAAAACCATCCGAATGTCACAGTTGTCAATGAGGAAGTCAAGGAAATTCCGGAAGGACCGACAATCATCGCCACAGGTCCGCTCACTTCTGAATCGCTTTCTGAGCAGCTGCGGGAGCTGACAGGCGAAGACTATCTGTATTTTTATGACGCCGCTGCCCCGATTGTTGAAAAGGACAGCCTTGACATGGATAAAGTCTATTTGAAATCCCGCTATGACAAAGGGGAGGCAGCGTATTTGAACTGTCCGATGACAGAAGAAGAGTTTGACAGGTTTTATGACGCCCTTGTGTCTGCGGAAACCGTTCCATTGAAAGAATTTGAAAAAGAAATCTTTTTTGAAGGCTGCATGCCGATCGAAGTCATGGCCAAGCGCGGCAAAAAAACGATGCTGTTCGGCCCGATGAAACCGGTAGGACTGGAAGATCCGAAAACAGGAAAGCGCCCATATGCGGTCGTCCAGCTGAGACAGGATGATGCCGCAGGCACTCTTTACAATATCGTCGGTTTTCAAACCCATCTGAAATGGGGGGATCAAAAGGAAGTCCTTCGTCTCATACCTGGATTGGAGCAGGCTGAAATCGTCCGCTACGGCGTTATGCACAGAAATACATTCATCAACTCGCCGAGCCTTTTACATGCAACCTACCAGTTTAAAAAGCGGAACGATCTGTTTTTCGCCGGACAGATGACAGGGGTTGAAGGCTATGTTGAATCAGCAGCTTCAGGTCTTGCTGCAGGAATCAATGCGGCCCGCCTTGTTTTAGGAAAAGAACCGGTTACGTTCCCAAATGAGACGGCAATCGGCAGCATGGCCCACTACATCACGGAAACGAACAAGAAAAACTTTCAGCCGATGAATGCGAATTTCGGTCTTTTCAAGGAATTAGGGGTTAAAATTAAAAACAAGCAGGAGCGGAATGAACAGTACGCTTCGCGCGCATTGGAAACAATTCGAAATATTGCGAAAACGATATAG
- the hslV gene encoding ATP-dependent protease subunit HslV: MSSFHATTIFAVRHNGKSAMAGDGQVTFGQAVVMKHTARKVRKLFNGKVIAGFAGSVADAFTLFEMFEAKLEEYNGNLQRAAVELAKEWRSDKILRKLEAMLIVMNADSLLLVSGTGEVIEPDDGILAIGSGGNYALAAGRALKRHAGGRLEAKEIARAALETAGEICVYTNDQIIVEELE; the protein is encoded by the coding sequence ATGTCATCATTTCACGCAACAACGATATTTGCCGTCCGCCACAACGGAAAAAGCGCGATGGCGGGAGACGGCCAGGTCACATTCGGGCAGGCCGTTGTCATGAAGCATACGGCAAGGAAAGTCAGAAAGCTGTTTAACGGAAAAGTGATTGCCGGCTTTGCGGGCTCTGTTGCGGACGCTTTCACACTATTTGAAATGTTTGAAGCCAAGCTTGAGGAGTACAACGGCAATCTGCAGCGGGCGGCTGTCGAGCTGGCGAAAGAGTGGCGCAGCGATAAAATTCTCAGAAAGCTTGAAGCGATGCTGATCGTCATGAATGCCGACAGCCTTCTGCTCGTTTCCGGAACAGGGGAAGTGATAGAACCCGATGACGGGATCCTCGCGATCGGCTCTGGAGGGAATTACGCTCTTGCTGCGGGCAGAGCGCTGAAACGTCATGCCGGCGGGCGGCTTGAAGCGAAAGAAATCGCCAGAGCCGCCCTTGAAACTGCGGGCGAAATTTGCGTATACACGAATGATCAGATCATTGTAGAAGAACTCGAATAG